In a genomic window of Nesterenkonia halotolerans:
- a CDS encoding DUF2017 family protein yields the protein MATAFRATTKGYRADLDQHERRLLSSLCADVITLLQNREKETTAAPDSASEDPDFAHFRAEMAGLGGDEPLAAPTDEVLRRLLPDALADEEEAGHFRRLSENSLRGAKLADLRTARMLLESSPVSIQEDVAPMFGRALNDLRLTLASRLNLETEEDAERVHELALASRSKDSESFMAEIYTFITWLQESLFTAMTEFLPEDETDEDTGAA from the coding sequence GTGGCCACTGCTTTCCGCGCCACGACCAAGGGATACCGCGCCGATCTGGACCAGCACGAGCGCCGTCTGCTCAGCTCCCTGTGCGCCGATGTCATCACGCTGCTTCAAAACCGTGAGAAGGAGACGACGGCGGCACCGGACAGCGCCTCCGAGGACCCCGACTTCGCGCACTTCCGGGCCGAGATGGCCGGTCTGGGAGGTGACGAGCCGCTGGCTGCGCCGACGGATGAGGTGCTGCGTCGGCTGCTTCCGGATGCGCTGGCCGATGAGGAGGAGGCAGGACATTTTCGTCGGTTGAGCGAGAACTCGCTGCGCGGCGCCAAGCTTGCGGACCTGCGCACCGCGCGGATGCTCCTGGAGAGCTCCCCGGTCAGCATCCAGGAGGATGTGGCCCCCATGTTCGGGCGCGCCCTCAACGACCTGCGGCTGACGTTGGCCAGCCGGCTGAATCTGGAGACCGAGGAGGACGCCGAGCGCGTGCATGAGCTGGCACTCGCCTCGCGGTCCAAGGACTCCGAGTCCTTCATGGCAGAGATCTACACCTTCATCACCTGGCTGCAGGAATCCCTCTTCACCGCCATGACCGAGTTTCTCCCGGAGGACGAGACCGACGAGGACACGGGCGCCGCATGA
- the murI gene encoding glutamate racemase, with protein MNASAPVGIFDSGVGGLTVARAVLDQLPGESITYLGDTAHGPYGPLPIARVRAHALGVMDELVDSGVKALVIACNSASAAVLRDARERYTDRHGIPVIEVIQPAVRRAASATRNGSIGVIGTSATVGSGAYEDSFAAAPQLKITSAACPQFVEFVERGVTAGEDLLQAAREYLAPLEAANVDTLVLGCTHYPLLTGVISYVMGEQVTLVSSAEETAKDLYRALTQHGLQRPLGSQDRPGPAAVHTFLSTGDAEAFRVLARRFLGPEVRGVQQVDHVREAYPTGVIQRITPAMLAGAQDD; from the coding sequence ATGAACGCATCCGCTCCGGTGGGCATCTTTGATTCCGGAGTCGGAGGCCTCACCGTCGCCCGCGCCGTGCTGGATCAGCTGCCGGGGGAGTCCATCACCTACCTCGGTGACACCGCCCATGGGCCCTACGGCCCGCTGCCCATCGCCCGGGTGCGGGCCCACGCGCTGGGCGTCATGGACGAGCTCGTCGACTCCGGAGTCAAGGCGCTGGTCATCGCCTGCAACTCCGCCTCGGCGGCGGTCCTGCGCGATGCGCGGGAGCGCTATACCGACCGTCACGGGATACCGGTCATCGAGGTCATCCAGCCGGCCGTGCGCCGGGCAGCATCTGCTACCCGCAACGGGAGCATCGGCGTCATCGGCACCAGCGCCACCGTGGGCTCGGGCGCCTACGAGGACAGCTTCGCAGCAGCCCCGCAGCTGAAGATCACCTCGGCTGCCTGTCCGCAGTTCGTGGAGTTCGTCGAACGCGGCGTGACCGCGGGGGAGGACCTGCTCCAGGCGGCCCGGGAGTATCTCGCCCCGCTCGAGGCCGCGAACGTCGACACCCTGGTCCTCGGCTGCACCCACTACCCCCTGCTCACCGGGGTCATCTCCTATGTGATGGGCGAGCAGGTCACCCTGGTCTCCTCCGCCGAGGAGACCGCCAAGGACCTCTACCGCGCGCTCACCCAGCACGGGCTCCAACGCCCCCTCGGCTCGCAGGACCGCCCCGGCCCGGCTGCGGTGCACACCTTCCTCTCCACCGGAGACGCCGAGGCATTCCGGGTCCTGGCCCGTCGATTCCTCGGTCCCGAGGTGCGCGGAGTGCAGCAGGTGGACCACGTGCGGGAGGCCTATCCCACTGGTGTGATTCAGCGGATCACTCCCGCTATGCTGGCCGGAGCGCAGGATGACTGA
- a CDS encoding MBL fold metallo-hydrolase: protein MKLTIIGCSGSFPGPESPASCYLLTADYQGRTWRVVVDLGNGALGKLQQHLALEDIDAVCLSHLHPDHYMDLCGLHVAIRWRPGGWPGKHVPVYGPSTTDQRIASAYGMDPNPGMHPDFDFKTWQPQQAETIGPFTITPVPVRHPIEEAYALRIDVAAEASADGLPHTLTYSGDTDACDGLLEAARDADLFLCEAAFEDGRDDHIEGVHLNGHRAGITAREAGVGRLLLTHIPVWTSQRVLLARAREQYSGDLAVAVAGVSYEIGGTRNTPHEESEK from the coding sequence ATGAAACTCACCATCATCGGGTGCAGCGGGTCTTTCCCCGGCCCGGAGTCCCCGGCGTCGTGCTATCTGCTGACCGCCGACTACCAGGGCCGCACCTGGCGAGTGGTCGTGGATCTGGGCAATGGGGCCCTGGGGAAGCTGCAGCAGCACCTCGCGCTGGAAGACATCGACGCCGTGTGCCTCTCGCACCTGCACCCGGACCACTACATGGACCTGTGCGGTCTCCACGTCGCCATCCGATGGCGTCCAGGCGGGTGGCCAGGGAAGCATGTGCCGGTCTACGGACCTTCGACCACCGATCAGCGCATCGCCAGCGCCTACGGGATGGACCCCAACCCGGGGATGCACCCGGACTTCGACTTCAAGACCTGGCAGCCCCAGCAGGCCGAGACGATCGGACCCTTCACCATCACCCCGGTTCCCGTGCGTCACCCCATCGAGGAGGCATACGCGCTGCGCATCGACGTGGCGGCGGAAGCCTCGGCGGACGGTCTGCCGCACACGCTGACCTATTCGGGAGACACCGACGCCTGTGACGGACTTCTCGAGGCGGCCCGGGACGCTGACCTGTTCCTCTGCGAGGCGGCCTTCGAGGACGGCCGGGACGATCACATCGAGGGTGTCCACCTCAACGGGCACCGAGCCGGAATCACCGCACGCGAGGCAGGGGTGGGTCGCCTGCTGCTGACCCACATCCCCGTCTGGACCTCGCAGCGGGTGCTCCTCGCCCGCGCCAGAGAACAGTACAGCGGAGACCTCGCCGTCGCCGTCGCCGGTGTCAGCTACGAGATCGGCGGAACCAGAAACACACCACATGAAGAGAGTGAGAAGTGA
- the rph gene encoding ribonuclease PH: MTITNLRTDGRAADELRPVTITRHWSAHAEGSALIEFGGTRVLCTASFESNVPRWLKGQGAGWVTAEYSMLPRATNTRSAREAVKGKIGGRTHEISRLIGRSLRAVVDTKALGENMITLDCDVLQADGGTRTAAITGAFVALADAVEWARSEGHVAKRAEVLKDSVSAISVGVLPGGQAVLDLPYTEDSTAETDMNVVVTGSGDFVEVQGTAEGTPFNRAELDTLLDLALGGTKSLATMQREALAQ; encoded by the coding sequence GTGACCATCACTAATCTGCGAACCGACGGACGAGCAGCCGATGAGCTTCGTCCGGTCACCATCACCCGGCACTGGAGCGCCCATGCCGAAGGCTCGGCGCTGATCGAGTTCGGCGGCACCCGGGTGCTGTGCACCGCCTCCTTCGAGTCCAATGTGCCGCGCTGGCTCAAGGGACAGGGAGCAGGCTGGGTCACGGCCGAATATTCGATGTTGCCGCGCGCCACGAACACCCGCTCTGCTCGGGAGGCGGTCAAGGGGAAGATCGGTGGCCGCACCCACGAGATCTCGCGACTCATCGGACGCTCGCTGCGGGCCGTGGTGGACACCAAGGCACTGGGCGAGAACATGATCACGCTGGACTGCGACGTCCTCCAGGCCGACGGCGGCACCCGCACGGCCGCCATCACCGGTGCCTTCGTGGCGCTGGCCGATGCAGTGGAGTGGGCGCGCAGCGAAGGCCACGTGGCCAAGCGCGCCGAGGTGCTGAAGGATTCAGTCTCCGCCATCTCCGTGGGAGTGCTGCCCGGGGGACAGGCTGTGCTGGACCTGCCCTACACCGAGGACTCGACCGCCGAGACCGATATGAACGTGGTGGTGACCGGCTCCGGAGACTTCGTCGAGGTGCAGGGCACCGCTGAAGGCACCCCCTTCAATCGCGCGGAGCTGGACACCCTGCTGGACCTTGCGCTGGGCGGCACCAAGAGTCTGGCCACCATGCAGCGGGAGGCGCTCGCGCAGTGA
- the rdgB gene encoding RdgB/HAM1 family non-canonical purine NTP pyrophosphatase, which yields MNARIVLATRNPGKLREFRALLGSHTELGELDLEQAVIDAATAGCAEIPETGTSFTENSLLKARAVAAETGLPAVADDSGLAVDVLGGAPGIFSARWAGAQASDENNLRLLLEQLADIAPEHRGAAFVCVAALVIPASPGVPAEEFTTTGTLRGRLLPAPQGVGGFGYDPILQPSGQTRSTAELSMEEKNAISHRGEAFAALRPHILEALTR from the coding sequence GTGAACGCAAGGATCGTCCTGGCCACCAGGAACCCCGGCAAGCTTCGGGAGTTCCGGGCGCTGCTGGGCTCCCACACAGAGCTGGGCGAGCTTGATCTCGAGCAGGCAGTGATCGACGCCGCCACCGCTGGCTGCGCCGAGATCCCCGAGACCGGCACCTCCTTCACCGAGAACTCTCTGCTCAAGGCGCGCGCGGTGGCCGCCGAGACCGGACTCCCCGCCGTCGCGGATGACTCGGGACTGGCAGTGGACGTGCTCGGCGGCGCGCCGGGGATCTTCTCCGCGCGCTGGGCCGGCGCGCAGGCCTCGGATGAGAACAACCTGCGGCTGCTGCTGGAGCAGCTCGCGGACATCGCCCCCGAACACCGCGGTGCTGCGTTCGTCTGCGTGGCGGCGCTGGTCATCCCCGCGTCGCCGGGCGTCCCCGCCGAGGAGTTCACCACCACCGGGACGCTGCGCGGCAGGCTGTTGCCGGCACCCCAGGGTGTCGGGGGATTCGGCTATGACCCGATCCTGCAGCCCTCGGGTCAGACCCGCAGCACGGCGGAGCTCTCCATGGAGGAGAAGAACGCGATCTCCCACCGCGGCGAGGCCTTCGCCGCCCTCCGTCCGCACATCCTCGAGGCACTGACTCGGTGA
- a CDS encoding exonuclease domain-containing protein has protein sequence MKGLDFTAVDFETANGFRGSPCAIGMVKVRDGQEVDTYYSAMRPPEGFDRFDPHNVAIHGITAEAVAQAPRFGELFEGISAFIAGDVLVAHNAAFDIEVFESALEVSGLDSPGLSCLCSVRLSRANYQLPSHALPKAAAEAGYELTAHHYALEDARASAAVVCDIAERRAVGPIHRLFQESGVSARSMEAWRAPRARESRATRQVRTMAHLFDARLPAPAPRHMPDLMRWQDEGKNLPPSAVADPSHELFGQQLSFTGSLSIPRAEAKEVVAGLGAGTSSRVTAATSLLVVGDGFEPWELAAPQESFPLRSSKARDALRRQAEGQSIRLIAEEEFRALLGVAWPAPSQVSQVSQARESAPAGASVSGRDGGSAEVTVPE, from the coding sequence GTGAAGGGGCTCGACTTCACCGCGGTCGACTTCGAGACCGCCAACGGGTTCCGTGGCTCGCCCTGCGCCATCGGCATGGTCAAGGTGCGCGATGGGCAGGAGGTGGACACCTATTATTCTGCGATGCGTCCGCCGGAGGGCTTCGACCGGTTCGACCCCCACAACGTGGCGATCCACGGGATCACCGCTGAGGCCGTGGCGCAGGCGCCCCGCTTCGGGGAGCTCTTCGAGGGGATCAGCGCCTTCATCGCCGGAGACGTGCTGGTTGCCCATAATGCAGCCTTCGACATCGAGGTCTTCGAATCCGCCCTGGAGGTCAGCGGCCTGGACTCCCCGGGACTGAGCTGCCTGTGCTCGGTGCGACTGTCCCGCGCGAACTATCAGCTTCCCTCGCATGCCCTGCCCAAGGCCGCCGCCGAGGCCGGCTATGAGCTCACCGCCCATCATTATGCGCTGGAGGACGCTCGGGCCAGCGCCGCAGTGGTCTGCGACATCGCCGAGCGACGAGCAGTGGGTCCGATCCACCGCCTCTTCCAGGAGAGCGGCGTCTCCGCTCGGTCGATGGAGGCCTGGCGGGCGCCGCGCGCTCGGGAATCACGGGCCACCCGGCAGGTGCGGACCATGGCACACCTCTTCGATGCACGCCTGCCCGCACCCGCTCCTCGGCACATGCCGGATCTGATGCGCTGGCAGGACGAGGGAAAGAACCTCCCACCATCGGCGGTGGCAGACCCGAGCCACGAGCTGTTCGGTCAACAGCTGAGCTTCACCGGCAGCCTCTCCATTCCGCGTGCCGAGGCCAAAGAGGTCGTGGCCGGCCTCGGCGCAGGCACCTCCTCGCGGGTCACGGCGGCCACTTCGCTGCTGGTGGTGGGCGACGGCTTCGAACCCTGGGAGCTGGCCGCACCCCAGGAGTCCTTTCCGCTGCGCAGCAGCAAGGCGCGAGATGCGCTGCGCCGTCAGGCAGAGGGCCAGTCGATCCGGCTCATCGCCGAAGAGGAGTTTCGTGCGCTGCTCGGGGTGGCCTGGCCGGCCCCCTCGCAGGTCTCGCAGGTCTCGCAGGCCCGCGAGAGCGCGCCGGCAGGAGCCAGTGTGTCCGGCCGTGACGGTGGCTCAGCCGAGGTCACTGTGCCCGAGTGA
- a CDS encoding ADP-ribosylglycohydrolase family protein has product MDSAEKLISRFYPVLAAGARQGDSPAHHAELLHQLCTADGLLELLDWTRQGLGADPLACMWLGSLRWYRVVTGSYPPGAPQPPSRAVDAQLATLRSEGSLILEPESAGGSLAGLAEGQMAYPSAPAQPESEASQALLRVVPVGLVPYIDEPMRRAWARQTVALTHGHPALLRRAEELAVLVHELAISSAPISDSTAQARREITDAVPEASIREILERQLDAALNPEDAKGPEIPADRDLDTGLLVVIARLAQQWEQITRAQ; this is encoded by the coding sequence GTGGATTCCGCCGAGAAACTGATCAGCCGCTTCTATCCGGTGCTTGCCGCGGGTGCCCGCCAGGGTGACTCCCCCGCCCATCATGCGGAGCTGCTGCATCAGCTCTGCACCGCCGACGGTCTGCTGGAGCTCCTGGACTGGACCCGGCAGGGGCTCGGCGCCGATCCGCTCGCCTGCATGTGGCTGGGGTCCCTGCGCTGGTATCGCGTGGTCACGGGCTCCTACCCGCCCGGCGCCCCGCAGCCTCCCAGCCGCGCGGTCGATGCCCAGCTCGCGACCCTTCGCAGCGAAGGGTCGCTGATCCTGGAGCCAGAGTCCGCAGGTGGCAGCCTCGCGGGACTGGCGGAGGGGCAGATGGCCTATCCCAGTGCGCCCGCTCAGCCGGAGTCCGAAGCTTCCCAGGCGCTGCTGCGCGTGGTGCCCGTGGGACTGGTGCCCTATATCGACGAACCGATGCGACGCGCCTGGGCACGGCAGACCGTGGCTCTGACCCACGGACATCCCGCGCTGCTGCGCCGCGCAGAGGAGCTTGCCGTGCTGGTCCATGAGCTCGCCATCTCCTCGGCGCCGATCTCAGACAGCACGGCACAGGCCCGCCGCGAGATCACCGACGCCGTCCCGGAAGCCTCGATCCGCGAGATCCTGGAGCGTCAGCTCGACGCCGCACTGAACCCAGAAGACGCCAAGGGCCCGGAGATCCCCGCTGACCGGGACCTCGACACGGGCCTTCTCGTGGTGATCGCTCGCCTGGCGCAGCAGTGGGAGCAGATCACTCGGGCACAGTGA
- a CDS encoding exonuclease SbcCD subunit D translates to MRWLHTSDWHLGRGFHGHSLREEQEQMLEALCAAVAEHAVDVVLIAGDIYDRALPPEWAVAALEGCLQRLVDAGVQVVITPGNHDSAARLGFGRGLMRRSGVHIRSSLEDAWIPVEFPEPSGGTTLVYGMPYLEPQLFAPALGLDRAHHTGVTAEVIRRIWADVEARQAKYGTDPSADTATETSTDPGTAAGPLTVILMAHLFASHGAASDSERNIGVDVAAGDAPEHHEDTIGGLTVVPLELFAGFEYVALGHLHGRQRLSSTVRYSGSPLRYSFSETHQAKGAWLWDSRTRDPAQALDWSIGRPLAQLEGTLEELLAEETVATHRDSYVQVKLTDSVRPERAFQRVQESYPHLAAFAHTGRQDSAHRTYSAKVEQARTDTEVIEGFLEHVRGGRGPSPEERELIDQGLQAVRP, encoded by the coding sequence ATGCGCTGGCTACACACCTCCGACTGGCACCTGGGCCGTGGCTTCCACGGCCACTCCCTGCGTGAGGAACAGGAACAGATGCTCGAGGCCCTCTGCGCGGCGGTGGCGGAGCATGCAGTCGACGTCGTGCTCATCGCCGGGGACATCTATGACCGTGCACTGCCACCGGAATGGGCGGTGGCCGCCCTGGAGGGCTGCCTGCAGCGCCTGGTGGACGCCGGCGTCCAGGTCGTCATCACGCCGGGCAACCACGACTCGGCCGCCCGGCTTGGATTCGGCCGCGGGCTCATGCGCCGCTCGGGGGTGCACATCCGCAGCTCACTCGAGGACGCCTGGATCCCGGTGGAGTTTCCCGAGCCCTCGGGAGGCACCACGCTGGTCTACGGAATGCCCTATCTGGAGCCGCAGCTCTTCGCACCCGCACTGGGACTGGACCGCGCCCACCACACCGGAGTCACCGCCGAGGTCATCCGGCGCATCTGGGCCGATGTCGAAGCGCGGCAAGCAAAGTATGGAACCGACCCATCCGCTGACACAGCCACAGAGACCTCGACGGACCCAGGGACGGCAGCGGGACCGCTGACGGTAATCCTGATGGCGCACCTGTTCGCCTCTCACGGCGCGGCGAGCGACTCCGAGCGCAACATCGGCGTGGACGTCGCCGCCGGCGACGCCCCCGAACATCACGAGGACACCATCGGAGGACTGACGGTGGTGCCTCTGGAACTCTTCGCAGGCTTCGAGTACGTCGCGCTGGGTCATCTCCACGGGCGGCAGCGGCTCTCCTCGACGGTGCGCTACAGCGGATCACCGCTGCGCTACTCGTTCTCGGAGACCCACCAGGCCAAGGGCGCCTGGCTGTGGGACTCCCGAACCCGAGATCCCGCCCAAGCGCTGGACTGGAGCATAGGCCGTCCCCTGGCACAGCTGGAGGGGACGCTGGAGGAGCTGCTCGCAGAAGAGACGGTGGCCACTCATCGCGACTCATATGTCCAGGTGAAGCTCACCGACAGCGTGCGCCCGGAGCGAGCCTTCCAGCGCGTGCAGGAGAGCTACCCACACCTGGCCGCCTTCGCCCATACCGGCCGGCAGGACTCGGCCCATCGCACCTACTCGGCAAAGGTGGAGCAGGCGCGCACCGATACCGAGGTCATCGAGGGCTTCTTGGAACACGTGCGCGGCGGACGCGGGCCCAGCCCCGAGGAACGGGAACTGATCGACCAGGGTCTTCAGGCGGTCCGCCCATGA
- a CDS encoding AAA family ATPase, whose amino-acid sequence MKLHHLTLHAFGPFAGTERVDFDRLGADGLFLLRGRTGAGKTSILDALTFALYGDVPGQRDRTRLKSTHAGAESEPFVELEFTQAGQRCRIWRSPQHGRPQKRDPSRVREVGQRVTLHLDQAGEWQPYSSGIQAANDEIQRLLGLDLHQFTKVILLPQGSFAQFLHASSKDKQELLERLFDTERFTLLERHLRDRARESEHQLKETSAKIELHTENLRQAAQGLLPEGSDESDTAELADLSQDELPERVSEAVRRRRLLLAASAEASTETSQQSQDQDSELRERDEALRRYAEHAVRRTEHQKQAASIAEKRGELERHEAAKQVLEWFGAAQEAVREHAGAVERAESGARSAARELQEFAELQPEDISTVELLDVLGHPRLELAAAAAEELLTLRARLTGPEAAEHERRHGLLRTRQAESQRVADQARTEAEEHAKELERLAASRQEKQNRLRDPDVLEAARDEARATCDELVAREEAQRSRDRLQSRIELWGSRVTEREDEHRRLESAHRERLQHYLRDVAVQLAGELEPGHPCLVCGSTSHPDPATDSDTSVTREHVEQSQAQLQTARDAVNEARIEQRSMADQHQDLLAGLGEHAQVSVTETERSLEHARLALQEAEEQRRLQRSLREQLDQDTAREHEMRQQHAQALHTSQRSGEAAAQHAAEITALKSTLRKLRGSYESVALRLAALEKTQVAVKAAQKQIEEAQLQQAHRDRARQAAEQQLQASAFADSTELEAARLSAEELHEHRAAVDAWDELERELEYESVQEIVQDGSRRHEAGEQRPDAEQLATAAQRKQTAAAHAQTAAAALVRFDAQREALEEHADKLEQAQHHRDTVLVEQRRRADLAATINGAGAENGLKMTLTTYVLAARLERVAEAATRHLATMSEERYRLMHSDDAAGRGLQGLDLKVNDEHSDVERSTSSLSGGETFMASLAMALGLAEVVQAESGGIGMESLFIDEGFGSLDEDSLEHVMSALHRLQGEGRRVGLVSHVSEMHRAIPTQLRVLRHRNGSTTEMVIP is encoded by the coding sequence ATGAAGCTGCATCACCTGACCCTGCATGCCTTTGGTCCGTTCGCGGGCACCGAGCGAGTCGATTTCGATCGACTCGGCGCCGACGGCCTCTTCCTGCTGCGCGGACGTACCGGTGCGGGGAAGACCTCGATCCTGGACGCCTTGACCTTCGCGCTCTACGGGGACGTCCCGGGTCAGCGGGACAGGACGCGGTTGAAGAGCACCCACGCTGGTGCTGAGAGCGAGCCGTTCGTGGAGCTCGAATTCACCCAGGCCGGTCAACGCTGCCGGATCTGGCGATCCCCGCAGCATGGACGTCCGCAGAAGCGGGACCCCAGCAGGGTGCGTGAGGTGGGCCAGCGGGTCACCCTGCATCTGGACCAGGCGGGGGAGTGGCAGCCCTATTCTTCGGGGATCCAGGCGGCCAATGATGAGATCCAGCGACTGCTCGGGTTGGATCTTCACCAGTTCACCAAGGTGATCCTTCTGCCTCAGGGGTCCTTCGCCCAGTTTCTCCATGCCAGCAGCAAGGACAAGCAGGAACTCCTGGAGCGGCTCTTCGACACGGAGCGGTTCACCCTGCTCGAGAGGCACCTGCGGGACCGAGCCAGGGAGTCCGAGCACCAGCTCAAGGAGACCAGCGCCAAGATCGAGCTGCACACGGAGAATCTCCGTCAGGCAGCCCAGGGGTTGCTCCCGGAGGGGTCCGATGAGTCGGACACCGCTGAGCTGGCCGACCTGTCTCAGGATGAACTGCCTGAACGGGTGAGCGAGGCGGTGCGTCGTCGTCGTCTGCTGCTCGCGGCCTCCGCTGAAGCGAGCACCGAGACTTCGCAGCAGTCCCAGGATCAGGACAGCGAGCTGCGCGAGCGGGACGAGGCGCTGCGCCGCTATGCCGAGCACGCGGTGCGCCGCACCGAGCATCAGAAGCAGGCAGCCTCGATCGCCGAGAAGCGCGGGGAGCTGGAGCGTCACGAGGCTGCGAAGCAGGTGTTGGAGTGGTTTGGCGCCGCCCAGGAGGCGGTTCGGGAGCACGCCGGCGCCGTGGAGCGTGCAGAGTCGGGTGCTCGCTCGGCGGCGCGTGAGCTCCAGGAGTTCGCGGAGCTGCAGCCGGAGGACATCAGCACTGTCGAGCTCCTGGACGTCCTGGGTCACCCACGTCTGGAACTGGCCGCGGCTGCGGCCGAAGAGCTTCTCACTCTGCGCGCCCGACTGACCGGGCCGGAGGCCGCCGAACATGAGCGGCGGCATGGGCTTCTGCGGACCCGGCAGGCAGAGTCTCAGCGCGTCGCCGATCAGGCGCGGACCGAGGCCGAGGAGCACGCGAAGGAGCTGGAACGCCTGGCGGCCTCCCGCCAGGAGAAGCAGAACCGGCTGAGAGACCCCGACGTCCTCGAAGCCGCTCGCGATGAGGCCCGGGCCACGTGTGACGAGCTGGTGGCCCGCGAGGAGGCGCAGCGCTCCCGCGATCGTCTGCAGAGCCGTATCGAGCTCTGGGGCTCCCGCGTGACGGAGCGGGAGGATGAGCACCGACGTCTGGAGTCTGCGCATCGCGAGCGGCTTCAGCACTACCTGCGCGACGTCGCGGTGCAGCTCGCGGGAGAGCTCGAGCCCGGGCACCCCTGCCTGGTCTGCGGATCCACTTCGCACCCCGACCCTGCCACTGACAGTGACACCTCGGTGACCCGGGAGCACGTCGAGCAGAGCCAGGCTCAGCTGCAGACCGCCCGGGACGCGGTGAACGAGGCCCGGATCGAACAGCGCAGCATGGCCGATCAGCACCAGGACCTGCTCGCCGGACTCGGCGAACACGCGCAGGTCAGCGTCACGGAGACAGAGCGCAGTCTCGAACACGCTCGGCTCGCCCTGCAAGAGGCGGAGGAACAGCGCAGGCTCCAGCGCTCCCTGCGAGAGCAGCTCGATCAGGACACAGCCCGGGAGCACGAGATGCGCCAGCAGCACGCCCAGGCGCTGCACACCTCGCAGCGCAGCGGCGAAGCGGCAGCCCAGCACGCCGCGGAGATCACCGCGCTCAAGTCGACCCTGAGGAAGCTGCGCGGAAGCTACGAATCCGTCGCCCTGCGCCTGGCAGCGCTGGAGAAGACGCAGGTCGCGGTGAAAGCGGCGCAGAAGCAGATCGAGGAGGCTCAGCTCCAGCAGGCGCACCGGGACCGCGCCCGGCAGGCTGCAGAGCAGCAGCTTCAGGCCTCCGCCTTCGCCGATTCCACCGAGCTCGAGGCCGCCCGGCTCAGCGCGGAGGAGCTCCACGAGCATCGCGCGGCCGTCGACGCCTGGGATGAGCTCGAGCGAGAGTTGGAGTACGAGTCTGTCCAGGAGATCGTTCAGGACGGCAGCCGCCGGCACGAGGCCGGAGAACAACGCCCGGATGCTGAGCAGCTCGCCACCGCGGCGCAGCGGAAGCAGACCGCCGCAGCTCATGCGCAGACGGCTGCCGCGGCGCTGGTGCGCTTCGATGCTCAGCGTGAGGCCCTCGAGGAGCATGCCGACAAGCTCGAGCAGGCTCAACACCACCGGGACACCGTCCTGGTGGAACAGCGCCGCCGAGCCGACCTCGCAGCGACGATCAACGGGGCAGGTGCAGAGAATGGGCTCAAGATGACCTTGACGACCTACGTGCTCGCCGCCCGGCTGGAGCGGGTGGCGGAGGCAGCCACTCGACACCTGGCGACGATGTCGGAGGAGCGCTACCGGCTGATGCACAGCGACGACGCCGCAGGACGAGGTCTGCAGGGTCTGGATCTCAAGGTTAACGACGAACACAGCGACGTCGAGCGTTCCACCTCCTCACTCTCCGGAGGGGAGACCTTCATGGCATCACTGGCCATGGCTCTGGGACTCGCCGAGGTGGTCCAGGCAGAGTCGGGTGGAATCGGGATGGAGTCGCTGTTCATCGACGAGGGATTCGGCTCCTTGGATGAGGACAGTCTCGAACATGTGATGAGCGCCCTGCACAGGCTCCAAGGAGAGGGGCGCCGGGTGGGGCTGGTCAGTCACGTCAGCGAGATGCACCGCGCCATTCCCACTCAGCTGCGAGTGCTGCGGCACCGAAACGGCTCCACCACCGAGATGGTGATCCCGTGA
- a CDS encoding alpha/beta fold hydrolase, with product MARLEFPAPDTVRTPAGLTLHTWPHQEPTGPPVLLIHGFASSTLYNWVKTGWLDPLATTGRTIIAADLPGHGDSKETNPEGVRVGDILRDLRTHLQEQGHDTVAVHGYSLGSRIAWEFSAGHPEMVTHLVMGGSPTDDRLSALEPKQARLWVQEGVRPLDELTRNVVTMAGKLPGANVPHVVELLLSLSADPYDPAAAVPAAPTLVVAGSQDEIASEAASLVPLITAAGAVGTFVQIPNRDHVNAVTSRDYKSAVVEFLQTS from the coding sequence ATGGCTCGCCTCGAGTTCCCGGCTCCCGACACCGTCCGCACACCTGCCGGTCTCACCCTGCACACCTGGCCGCATCAGGAGCCCACGGGCCCACCTGTCCTGCTGATCCACGGTTTCGCGAGCAGCACGCTCTACAACTGGGTGAAGACCGGATGGCTTGACCCGCTGGCCACGACCGGCCGCACCATCATTGCGGCGGATCTTCCCGGACACGGGGACTCCAAGGAGACGAACCCAGAAGGTGTCCGGGTCGGCGACATCCTCCGAGACCTCAGGACACATCTTCAGGAGCAGGGGCACGACACGGTGGCCGTGCATGGCTACTCGCTCGGTTCCCGGATCGCCTGGGAGTTCAGCGCGGGGCATCCGGAGATGGTGACTCACCTGGTCATGGGTGGCTCCCCGACGGATGACCGGCTGAGTGCTCTTGAACCGAAGCAGGCGCGCCTCTGGGTGCAGGAGGGCGTCCGACCGCTCGATGAGCTCACGCGCAACGTCGTGACCATGGCCGGCAAGCTGCCCGGAGCCAATGTGCCGCACGTGGTGGAGCTTCTGCTGAGCCTCTCGGCAGACCCCTATGACCCCGCGGCAGCCGTGCCCGCAGCTCCGACCCTGGTGGTCGCCGGATCACAGGATGAGATCGCTTCCGAGGCAGCATCCCTGGTGCCGCTGATCACCGCGGCAGGCGCCGTCGGCACCTTCGTCCAGATCCCTAACCGGGATCATGTAAACGCGGTGACCTCGCGGGACTACAAGTCGGCAGTGGTCGAGTTCCTGCAGACCTCCTGA